Proteins encoded together in one Thermoanaerobaculia bacterium window:
- a CDS encoding transposase, producing MPRRPRIVIPDIPHHITQRGNNKQDIFFTEDDRQKYLCDLKIHSQEYGFTLLGYCLMTNHIHLIGIPSESDTLTKVFARVHLKYTQRINQLHNRSGHFWQNRFFSCALDEQHLFRAMAYIETNPIRAKLVPKAMDYPWSSARSHVEGNDRSGLIDTAYWLKIITPQAWKSILDSFEDTSIGNQLVLHDRNGRPLGSDSFVSKLETLIGKRLRPLAHGRPCKKDNK from the coding sequence ATGCCCAGGCGACCAAGAATTGTAATTCCTGATATTCCGCACCACATTACACAGCGTGGAAACAATAAACAGGACATCTTCTTCACGGAGGATGATCGTCAGAAATATCTGTGTGATTTAAAGATACACTCACAAGAATATGGATTTACCCTTCTGGGTTACTGCCTCATGACCAATCATATTCATCTGATTGGGATACCTTCAGAATCGGACACTTTGACCAAAGTCTTTGCGAGGGTTCATTTAAAATATACCCAGCGAATCAATCAGCTCCACAATCGCAGTGGACATTTCTGGCAGAATCGTTTCTTTTCCTGTGCTCTTGATGAGCAGCATCTCTTTCGCGCCATGGCTTACATTGAGACGAATCCTATTCGGGCAAAACTGGTCCCAAAAGCTATGGATTATCCCTGGTCGAGTGCCCGATCTCATGTTGAAGGAAATGATCGGTCGGGACTCATTGATACGGCTTATTGGTTGAAGATAATCACTCCACAAGCGTGGAAAAGCATTTTAGATTCATTTGAAGATACGAGTATTGGTAATCAACTTGTTTTACATGACCGCAATGGACGTCCGCTGGGAAGTGATTCCTTTGTTTCAAAATTGGAAACACTCATTGGCAAAAGGCTACGTCCCCTGGCCCATGGTCGTCCTTGCAAAAAGGATAATAAATAG
- a CDS encoding N-acetyltransferase family protein: protein MDIRTATRDDLSTIIDIYNQAVEEGFRTADLTPVRLDERIDWFNLHNPSTYPIYVMTEDKKIIGWCSVSPYRPGREALRTAAEISYYVDRNFRKRGIAMRLILHAIEQAPLLGLRHFFAILLDVNEASVRLLERCGFKRWGHLPDIASIKDTRCGQFIYGREI from the coding sequence ATGGATATTCGGACGGCAACCCGGGATGATTTGTCCACAATTATCGATATTTATAATCAGGCGGTGGAAGAAGGGTTTCGGACGGCCGATCTCACACCGGTCCGGCTGGATGAGCGAATCGATTGGTTCAACCTTCATAATCCATCGACCTACCCGATCTACGTGATGACCGAAGACAAAAAGATCATCGGCTGGTGCAGTGTAAGCCCCTATCGTCCCGGCCGGGAAGCCTTACGCACGGCAGCGGAGATCAGTTATTACGTGGACAGGAACTTTCGGAAAAGGGGTATTGCCATGCGACTGATTCTCCATGCCATCGAACAGGCTCCCCTGCTTGGGTTACGGCACTTCTTCGCCATCCTCCTCGATGTCAATGAAGCCAGCGTGCGTCTCCTGGAACGCTGCGGATTCAAGCGATGGGGTCATCTGCCGGACATTGCTTCCATAAAGGATACCCGATGCGGTCAGTTCATCTATGGGAGAGAGATTTAG
- the lysM gene encoding peptidoglycan-binding protein LysM — MGLFDFKKDAGKDVEEKDKRTEAQIADDKIQELRNQRFTNNLNKEAKELGLATDNVTIQFDRGTVHVKGTLGSQTDREKLILALGNVKGVEKVKDEITVDQSEQESTMYTVVAGDSLSKIAKHHYGDAMKYMVIFEANQPMLKDPNKIYVGQVLRIPPLND, encoded by the coding sequence ATGGGTTTATTTGATTTTAAAAAGGATGCGGGCAAGGACGTTGAGGAAAAAGATAAAAGGACAGAAGCTCAGATTGCGGATGACAAGATCCAGGAACTCAGAAATCAGAGATTCACCAACAACCTGAATAAGGAAGCGAAAGAACTGGGTCTTGCCACCGATAATGTGACCATCCAATTCGATCGCGGAACGGTGCACGTCAAGGGAACCCTGGGTTCCCAGACCGATCGGGAAAAGCTGATTCTGGCCCTGGGGAACGTGAAAGGTGTGGAAAAGGTTAAGGATGAAATTACCGTGGACCAATCCGAACAGGAATCCACGATGTACACGGTTGTGGCGGGGGACAGCCTTTCAAAGATCGCCAAACATCACTATGGGGATGCCATGAAATACATGGTGATTTTTGAGGCAAACCAGCCCATGCTGAAAGATCCCAATAAGATTTATGTGGGACAGGTCCTTCGGATTCCACCTCTGAACGATTAA
- a CDS encoding EAL domain-containing protein, which produces MGTNMFGLIRVLILTGDREVRQYLSHLIVSSGYDVEVCDSGERALQLFREGAFPFVIVDLDMDLNGYVIQSLSSNPQRFKTILIALTSPASVRTPQQLISAGFDDWFSKPLLKNQWAITAHRLERWTKLFSRYLEDQKKLEASSKRINRILDRMVEYAAILDGEGKMEYVSPHFAEYLGKVREDLIGTSIFFPVHPDDFIEFNKFFMEVLFAPNFKKDGQVRFSESQFPDLRVNIQLENCLSEREVEGLVLRVHPAWATATGVAPDDRVVEVSPRETVMMDRRELQGYEQDDETGFLKQRALMMEVGEALEHLEEMPDSWVILIVIEFKNSEIWEEKYDRLTMKQFLPALARRLEACKRPEDLIARTGTHQYCILLKNFPHAQTLPRIKDRVEELLRRPFYLEGCTIELEPQIGITSTHDPALRPEALLDDAIQAIYVPRRKKPEAGKADKEHDVEEENRLYMGLKENRFRLFYQPIISLDNGKIAGMEALIRWEHPEKGLLVTREFLSMAEHTELIVPIGEWVLKEALIQLKKWKAMKICPDPFCLHINVSEAQYIHGDLHFSLNQLKEQEIFIHNGLALEIKETYLMEHPDKTAALLRKLKPMDVKIAVDWSSDGFSSLSCLDKYDIHMVKIPSTWLRKDTHARASLKMETTLLKATHDHGVAMIVEGIETLEDHNNVKAAGYPLGQGYYYAFPMPAAVATNLLRTDVTW; this is translated from the coding sequence ATGGGAACGAATATGTTCGGGTTAATTCGGGTACTGATCCTTACGGGGGATAGGGAGGTCAGGCAATACCTCTCTCATCTTATCGTGTCTTCCGGATATGATGTCGAAGTATGCGATTCGGGGGAAAGAGCCCTGCAATTGTTCCGGGAAGGTGCTTTTCCTTTTGTCATCGTGGATCTCGACATGGATCTCAACGGGTACGTCATCCAATCCCTGTCATCCAACCCCCAGCGCTTTAAGACCATTCTGATTGCCCTGACGTCTCCGGCATCCGTAAGAACGCCTCAACAGTTGATTTCCGCCGGATTTGATGACTGGTTCTCCAAGCCCCTGCTTAAAAACCAGTGGGCCATAACGGCGCACCGGCTTGAACGCTGGACAAAGCTCTTTTCCCGCTACCTTGAAGATCAGAAAAAACTGGAAGCTTCATCCAAGCGAATCAACCGGATTTTGGACCGCATGGTGGAGTACGCCGCGATCCTCGATGGGGAGGGTAAGATGGAATACGTATCTCCCCATTTTGCGGAATATCTGGGCAAAGTACGCGAGGATCTTATTGGAACTTCTATCTTTTTCCCAGTTCACCCCGATGACTTTATCGAATTTAACAAGTTCTTTATGGAAGTTCTCTTTGCCCCAAATTTCAAGAAGGATGGTCAGGTTCGATTTTCCGAATCCCAATTCCCCGACCTCCGTGTGAATATTCAACTGGAAAACTGCCTTTCAGAGAGGGAGGTGGAAGGCCTGGTTCTGCGAGTGCATCCAGCCTGGGCTACGGCTACGGGGGTTGCTCCCGACGACCGTGTCGTTGAGGTCTCTCCCAGGGAAACCGTGATGATGGATCGACGTGAGCTGCAGGGATATGAGCAGGATGATGAAACCGGTTTTTTAAAACAGAGGGCCCTCATGATGGAAGTGGGTGAAGCCCTGGAACATCTGGAAGAGATGCCGGACAGCTGGGTCATTCTCATCGTGATCGAATTCAAGAACTCAGAGATTTGGGAAGAGAAGTACGACCGATTGACCATGAAACAATTTCTTCCCGCCCTGGCCCGACGCCTTGAAGCCTGCAAACGGCCGGAAGATCTTATCGCTCGAACGGGAACCCACCAGTACTGCATCCTTCTCAAGAATTTCCCCCATGCGCAGACCCTTCCTAGGATCAAGGACCGTGTTGAAGAGCTCCTGCGGCGTCCCTTCTACCTCGAAGGCTGCACCATTGAACTGGAACCCCAGATCGGCATCACTTCGACCCACGATCCGGCCCTGCGACCGGAAGCTCTTTTGGACGATGCCATTCAGGCAATTTACGTGCCCCGCAGAAAGAAGCCGGAGGCGGGGAAAGCTGACAAAGAGCACGATGTGGAAGAAGAAAACCGACTCTATATGGGACTGAAAGAAAATCGATTTCGACTCTTTTATCAGCCCATCATTTCCCTGGATAACGGAAAGATCGCAGGGATGGAAGCCCTGATTCGATGGGAACATCCTGAAAAGGGACTCCTGGTGACAAGAGAGTTCCTTTCCATGGCGGAACATACCGAACTGATCGTTCCCATTGGCGAATGGGTATTAAAAGAGGCTCTGATCCAGCTGAAAAAGTGGAAAGCGATGAAAATCTGTCCGGACCCCTTCTGCCTGCACATTAATGTGTCCGAAGCGCAATACATTCACGGGGATCTTCATTTCAGCCTGAATCAGCTTAAGGAGCAGGAGATCTTCATTCACAACGGGCTTGCCCTGGAAATTAAAGAAACCTATCTCATGGAACATCCGGATAAGACAGCAGCTCTTCTGCGGAAGCTGAAACCGATGGACGTTAAAATTGCTGTCGACTGGTCCAGTGATGGATTCAGCTCACTCAGCTGCCTGGATAAGTATGACATCCATATGGTGAAAATTCCGTCCACCTGGCTGCGAAAGGATACCCATGCCAGGGCATCACTGAAAATGGAGACGACCCTTCTGAAGGCCACACATGATCATGGCGTCGCAATGATTGTGGAAGGGATCGAGACGCTCGAAGACCATAACAATGTGAAGGCCGCGGGGTATCCACTGGGGCAGGGATATTACTATGCCTTCCCCATGCCTGCAGCTGTGGCAACGAACCTGTTGCGGACCGATGTGACCTGGTGA
- a CDS encoding class I SAM-dependent methyltransferase produces MEENNQESYLFDFFEDLPRQGPGSPDLTRSALRVIDSLSPQSRILDIGCGTGAQTEVIGEETHARVIALDIRISYIHHLLRTRILNRIYGIAGSMLDLPFMPGSFDLIWCEGAAYILGLEGALREWNRYLKPCGFIMISEAVWWTSNPSQEIRAFWDREYPSIGTVESNITLATNLGYTVLATLRLPSEVWWSSIYTPLEEKVYRVLPGSKDEGEMAFLYKILEEIDMFRNYHEEYGYVYFVLRSNR; encoded by the coding sequence ATGGAGGAAAACAATCAGGAGAGCTATCTCTTTGACTTTTTCGAAGATCTTCCGAGGCAGGGACCCGGAAGCCCGGATTTAACCCGCTCCGCGCTGAGGGTGATCGATTCACTCTCCCCCCAATCCCGAATCCTGGATATCGGTTGTGGAACCGGGGCCCAGACAGAGGTGATTGGAGAGGAGACCCATGCCCGTGTGATCGCCCTCGATATCCGCATTTCCTATATTCATCATCTACTGAGGACGCGAATCCTTAACAGAATATACGGTATTGCCGGATCGATGCTGGACCTGCCCTTTATGCCAGGATCCTTCGATCTGATCTGGTGTGAGGGTGCGGCTTATATTCTGGGTTTGGAAGGAGCACTTCGTGAATGGAATCGTTATCTGAAACCATGTGGATTCATCATGATCAGTGAAGCTGTATGGTGGACTTCCAATCCTTCCCAGGAGATTCGGGCATTCTGGGATCGTGAGTATCCATCGATAGGTACGGTTGAATCAAATATAACCCTCGCAACGAACCTCGGGTACACGGTTCTGGCTACCCTGCGGCTTCCCTCCGAGGTGTGGTGGAGTTCAATCTATACACCCCTGGAAGAAAAGGTCTATCGTGTTCTGCCCGGGAGTAAGGATGAAGGGGAAATGGCCTTTTTATATAAAATCCTCGAGGAAATTGACATGTTCCGGAACTACCATGAAGAGTATGGATATGTCTACTTCGTACTGCGTTCCAATCGATAG
- a CDS encoding cold-shock protein, with product MSEGTVKWFNNTKGFGFIETSEGQDVFVHYSAISGNGFKSLNEGDLVKFEIQNGPKGPSAVNVTLR from the coding sequence ATGTCTGAAGGAACAGTGAAGTGGTTTAACAACACAAAGGGATTTGGTTTTATTGAGACCTCCGAAGGTCAGGACGTATTCGTCCACTATTCGGCCATTTCGGGCAACGGTTTCAAGTCCCTTAACGAGGGCGATCTCGTGAAGTTCGAAATCCAGAACGGCCCGAAGGGTCCCTCTGCGGTAAACGTAACCCTGCGTTAA
- a CDS encoding DUF4070 domain-containing protein — translation MNTLLINPRCPETFWSFSHAVKFVLRRASLPPLGLMTIAALLPKEWNLRLVDLNVRKLKDADLRWADLAMITAMNIQKASVHEVLERCRDFGVRTVCGGPYFTMEENLPDTIDHLVLNEAEETLPRFLKDLSRGEASTRYETTEWADLATTPIPRWDLIRMGNYATMSIQYSRGCPFDCEFCDITRLCGRRPRTKSTGQILAELERLYRLGWRRGVFFVDDNFIGNKKKLRSDLLPALADWMKSHSHPFTFNTQASIELADDAALMKAMVQAGFDTVFVGIETPNDQSLTECGKVQNRNRDLVTSVKMIQAAGLQVQGGFIVGFDHDPPGIFDSQIKFIQNSGIVTAMVGLLNVLPKTRLYQRLKGEKRLLDESSGDNTDLTINFIPRMDRAQLIEGYRRILKTIYSPRNYYERVKTFLKNYKPSPRGTFRIDPSDIAAFLRSIISLGVLGKERFQYWKLMVWTLFRRPTLISEAVTLSIYGHHFRKIYEAYVSSATETYPQIV, via the coding sequence ATGAATACGTTGCTTATTAATCCGCGATGCCCGGAAACATTCTGGAGTTTCTCTCACGCTGTGAAATTTGTATTGAGACGTGCCAGTCTCCCGCCACTCGGTCTGATGACCATTGCCGCTTTGCTACCGAAGGAATGGAATCTCCGATTGGTCGATCTGAACGTGCGGAAATTGAAGGACGCAGATCTCAGATGGGCCGATCTGGCTATGATTACCGCAATGAATATTCAAAAAGCTTCTGTTCATGAAGTACTGGAACGATGCAGGGATTTTGGTGTCCGAACGGTCTGCGGAGGTCCTTACTTTACCATGGAGGAAAATCTGCCGGATACCATCGACCACCTGGTTCTGAATGAAGCCGAAGAGACTCTCCCTCGTTTCCTGAAAGATTTGTCGAGGGGAGAAGCATCTACGCGCTATGAAACCACAGAGTGGGCCGATTTGGCCACGACCCCCATTCCCCGGTGGGATCTGATCCGCATGGGAAACTATGCGACGATGAGTATTCAATATTCAAGGGGATGTCCCTTTGACTGTGAATTTTGTGACATCACTCGTCTCTGTGGTAGAAGGCCCAGAACCAAATCGACCGGGCAGATCCTGGCTGAACTGGAACGACTGTACCGTCTGGGATGGCGTCGAGGCGTGTTTTTTGTAGACGATAACTTTATAGGCAATAAGAAGAAACTGAGAAGCGATCTTCTCCCGGCCCTTGCAGACTGGATGAAGTCGCACTCGCATCCCTTCACCTTTAATACACAGGCATCCATTGAGCTTGCCGATGACGCCGCCCTGATGAAAGCCATGGTTCAGGCTGGTTTCGATACCGTATTTGTTGGAATTGAAACCCCCAATGATCAGAGCCTGACCGAATGCGGAAAGGTTCAAAACCGGAATCGTGACCTGGTTACGTCAGTGAAGATGATTCAGGCGGCGGGACTCCAGGTTCAGGGCGGATTTATCGTGGGATTTGATCATGACCCCCCCGGAATCTTTGACTCTCAAATCAAATTCATTCAAAACAGCGGGATCGTAACAGCCATGGTAGGGCTGCTGAATGTACTTCCGAAAACCAGGCTTTACCAGCGGCTGAAAGGCGAGAAAAGGCTTCTGGATGAGTCTTCGGGGGACAACACCGATCTGACAATCAATTTTATCCCGCGAATGGATCGAGCTCAGCTGATCGAGGGGTATCGAAGAATATTAAAGACCATCTACTCGCCCAGGAATTACTATGAAAGAGTGAAAACCTTTTTGAAGAATTACAAACCTTCTCCCCGGGGGACATTTCGGATCGATCCATCCGACATCGCCGCATTTCTGCGCTCGATTATTTCGCTGGGTGTCCTGGGGAAGGAGAGGTTTCAGTACTGGAAGCTGATGGTCTGGACTCTTTTCCGACGTCCCACCCTTATCTCCGAAGCAGTGACTCTCTCCATTTATGGGCATCATTTCCGAAAGATCTACGAGGCTTACGTGAGCAGTGCAACGGAGACCTATCCTCAGATCGTGTAA
- a CDS encoding KamA family radical SAM protein, translating to MNKPNRSQSGKALHSSRETPTVIHTKIIDDVFTDAVDMVKPRFEVDVDAYVDRLKEANPEILKLLSGAETLEAARDQLYTYLEAAEREIFKIQNDFHILEKATVRESIRVFKSIIGPINEHRTGFSALQVLWKLARENDADTRNGISAGFLLEFINLYRGVAGRSNIYFESREAKKGIPDFLRLEGRKAAEARTIMLDDMGVSVKKYFKKYPSGLDPDLIEWREENRHRILDYFGGAESDWKDYRWQLKHVIKDAKPLLDLIELTSEQQDAIRKASSNAIPFGITPYYLSLMDRTLSIGFDAAIRAQVIPPPDYVNQMAEHRTDRSLIFDFMGEHDTSPVDLVTRRYPMIAIIKPFNTCAQICVYCQRNWEIDEVMDPKAMADKHSLAQAIQFLADHPSIGDVLVTGGDPCIMRDESFRRLIQSIADIPHVIRIRIGTRTPVVLPMRWSEKFLDILSSFHEPGHREVAVITHFEHSSEVTPESMEAVQKIRKRGIGVYNQEVFTIYNSRRFESAKLRRDLRLIGVDPYYTFNMKGKDETRRYMVPIARILQERKEEARLLPGLDRTDEPVFNVPKLGKNHLRAWQDHRVVMILANGSRVYEFHPWEKNIKPLPPYNYVDVPIYDYLEELAARGENIRDYRTIWYYY from the coding sequence ATGAACAAACCCAACCGCTCACAGAGCGGGAAAGCCTTGCATTCATCACGAGAGACACCCACCGTCATTCATACAAAGATCATAGATGATGTATTTACCGACGCGGTGGATATGGTGAAGCCGCGATTTGAAGTGGACGTAGATGCCTATGTAGACAGGCTGAAGGAAGCCAATCCGGAAATTCTCAAACTCCTCTCCGGCGCCGAGACACTGGAGGCGGCTCGAGATCAGTTATACACCTACCTCGAAGCGGCAGAGCGGGAAATCTTCAAAATTCAGAACGACTTTCATATACTGGAAAAGGCCACAGTTCGAGAGTCAATCCGTGTCTTTAAGAGCATCATCGGTCCAATCAATGAGCATCGAACCGGCTTCTCTGCGCTTCAGGTACTCTGGAAACTGGCCCGGGAGAACGATGCAGATACGCGGAATGGAATCTCTGCCGGGTTCCTTCTGGAGTTCATCAACCTCTATCGGGGGGTCGCGGGCCGATCTAATATCTATTTTGAATCCCGGGAGGCGAAAAAAGGAATTCCCGATTTTCTTCGCCTCGAAGGAAGAAAAGCCGCCGAAGCCCGCACGATCATGCTGGATGACATGGGAGTAAGTGTAAAGAAGTATTTTAAGAAATACCCTTCGGGACTGGATCCGGACCTCATTGAGTGGAGGGAGGAGAATCGGCACAGAATCCTGGACTATTTCGGGGGTGCGGAATCGGACTGGAAGGACTATCGATGGCAGCTCAAGCACGTGATCAAAGATGCAAAGCCCCTTCTGGATCTGATCGAACTGACTTCCGAACAGCAGGACGCCATCCGGAAAGCGTCGTCCAATGCCATTCCCTTTGGGATTACGCCGTATTACCTGAGCCTGATGGATCGAACCCTATCCATTGGATTTGATGCAGCCATCCGGGCGCAGGTGATCCCGCCCCCGGATTATGTAAATCAAATGGCGGAACACCGCACGGACCGCAGCCTGATCTTCGACTTCATGGGAGAACACGATACGTCGCCGGTGGACCTGGTCACTCGACGATATCCCATGATTGCCATCATCAAACCTTTTAATACCTGTGCGCAAATCTGCGTGTACTGCCAGAGAAACTGGGAAATCGATGAAGTCATGGATCCGAAGGCCATGGCGGACAAGCATAGCCTGGCCCAGGCCATTCAATTCCTGGCGGATCATCCCTCCATTGGAGATGTTCTCGTCACGGGTGGCGATCCCTGTATCATGAGGGATGAATCGTTTCGGCGACTGATTCAATCGATTGCCGACATTCCGCACGTGATTCGTATCCGGATCGGCACCCGTACACCTGTCGTTCTTCCCATGCGGTGGTCGGAGAAATTCCTGGACATTCTTTCTTCCTTCCACGAACCCGGCCACAGAGAAGTTGCCGTAATCACCCATTTTGAGCATTCATCGGAGGTTACCCCCGAATCGATGGAAGCGGTGCAGAAGATCCGAAAGCGCGGGATTGGGGTTTACAACCAGGAAGTCTTCACCATTTACAATTCCCGACGGTTTGAAAGCGCAAAGCTTCGTCGGGATCTCCGCCTGATCGGCGTCGATCCTTACTACACCTTCAACATGAAGGGGAAGGACGAAACACGGAGGTACATGGTCCCGATCGCCAGAATCCTGCAGGAACGCAAGGAAGAGGCCCGCCTTCTGCCGGGACTGGACCGGACCGATGAGCCGGTCTTTAACGTCCCCAAGCTGGGGAAAAATCACCTGCGAGCGTGGCAGGACCATCGAGTCGTAATGATCCTCGCGAATGGGTCCAGGGTGTACGAGTTCCATCCCTGGGAGAAGAATATCAAACCGCTGCCGCCCTACAATTATGTGGACGTACCGATTTACGACTACCTCGAGGAACTGGCGGCCCGGGGGGAAAATATCCGGGATTATCGAACGATCTGGTACTACTACTAA
- a CDS encoding acyloxyacyl hydrolase, whose amino-acid sequence MKTGKTGYGSFLILAAILFTGLLQDRAWSADWSLSLGAGATNHWFDKDIDNRMNIEEIRLACGKPLSSHVSLALSADYTSFDLDEGDHFESFGLTPLIRYTRGSLFVEGGIGLMRNDFHLEGFTYEYKWSPQAGVGFKVMETEKISLVVMYALTHFSHSFLSEKRNVGINANNVRVTLFF is encoded by the coding sequence ATGAAAACAGGGAAAACCGGTTACGGTTCCTTTCTAATCCTTGCCGCCATCTTGTTTACAGGTTTACTCCAGGACAGAGCCTGGTCGGCTGACTGGTCCCTTTCTCTGGGTGCGGGAGCAACAAACCACTGGTTCGACAAGGATATCGATAACCGTATGAACATCGAAGAGATCCGCCTCGCCTGCGGAAAACCTCTTTCCTCCCATGTAAGCCTTGCGTTAAGCGCTGATTATACATCCTTCGACCTCGATGAGGGGGATCATTTCGAGTCCTTTGGCCTGACTCCCCTGATCCGATATACCAGAGGAAGTCTCTTCGTAGAGGGTGGGATCGGGCTCATGCGGAATGATTTCCACCTGGAGGGCTTTACCTACGAATATAAGTGGTCTCCCCAGGCAGGAGTCGGATTCAAGGTCATGGAGACCGAAAAGATCAGCCTTGTCGTCATGTACGCATTGACTCATTTCAGTCACAGCTTTCTCTCTGAGAAGAGAAATGTGGGAATTAATGCCAATAATGTGAGGGTAACCCTCTTTTTCTAG
- a CDS encoding superoxide dismutase, whose translation MAFTLPDLPYAYDALEPYMDAETVRIHHDLHHGGYVAKLNAALETLSDFQSLSIEALLANLKRVPSSSLSAVRNNGAQHFNHTFFWESMAPGRGGEPTGHLRSAIEASFGSFNAFHDAFSSKAAGQFGSGWAWLYRDASSKTLAVTSTSNEGTPLLDGHVPLLVIDVWEHAYYLKYQNRRPDYIKAWWNLVNWDCVDRRLSEAS comes from the coding sequence ATGGCGTTTACGTTACCCGATCTACCCTACGCGTACGATGCTCTGGAGCCCTACATGGATGCCGAAACGGTACGAATTCATCACGATCTGCATCATGGCGGATATGTAGCCAAATTAAATGCCGCGCTGGAGACGCTTTCCGATTTTCAGTCCCTCTCCATCGAGGCTCTTCTGGCCAACCTCAAGCGAGTACCCTCCAGTTCCCTGTCGGCTGTGCGGAACAATGGTGCCCAGCACTTCAACCACACTTTTTTCTGGGAGTCAATGGCTCCCGGGCGGGGAGGGGAGCCGACCGGCCACCTGAGAAGTGCGATTGAGGCCTCGTTCGGATCCTTCAATGCTTTCCATGATGCCTTTTCATCGAAGGCTGCGGGGCAGTTTGGAAGCGGGTGGGCCTGGCTCTACCGCGATGCCTCCAGCAAGACACTGGCTGTCACAAGCACCTCGAACGAAGGAACCCCCCTGCTGGATGGACACGTTCCTCTTCTGGTAATCGACGTGTGGGAACACGCCTATTACCTGAAGTACCAGAACAGGCGGCCGGACTACATTAAGGCATGGTGGAACCTGGTGAATTGGGATTGTGTTGACCGGAGATTAAGCGAGGCGTCTTAG